A stretch of Oncorhynchus mykiss isolate Arlee chromosome 12, USDA_OmykA_1.1, whole genome shotgun sequence DNA encodes these proteins:
- the LOC110538194 gene encoding signal transducer and activator of transcription 3 isoform X1 — translation MAQWNQLQQLETRYLEQLYHLYSDSFPMELRQFLAPWIESQDWAYAANKESHATLVFHNLLGEIDQQYSRFLQENNVLYQHNLRRIKQHLQSKYLEKPMEIARIVARCLWEEQRLLQTATTAAQDGTASHPSGTVVTEKQQILEHNLQDIRKRVQDMEQKMKMLENLQDDFDFNYKTLKSQGDNPPNSSPICSELSQDMNGNSQAAATRQKMSQLEQMLSALDQLRRQIVTEMAGLLSAMDFVQKNLTDDELADWKRRQQIACIGGPPNICLDRLETWITSLAESQLQIRQQIKKLEELQQKVSYKGDPIIQHRPALEEKIVDLFRNLMKSAFVVERQPCMPMHPDRPLVIKTGVQFTNKVRLLVKFPELNYQLKIKVIIDKESGDVAAIRGSRKFNILGTNTKVMNMEESNNGSLSAEFKHLTLREQRCGNGGRTNSDASLIVTEELHLITFETEVYHQGLKIDLETHSLPVVVISNICQMPNAWASILWYNMLTNHPKNVNFFTKPPVGTWDQVAEVLSWQFSSTTKRGLTIEQLTTLAEKLLGPCVNYSGCQITWAKFCKENMAGKGFSFWVWLDNIIDLVKKYILALWNEGYILGFISKERERAILSPKPPGTFLLRFSESSKEGGITFTWVEKDISGKTQIQSVEPYTKQQLNSMSFAEIIMGYKIMDATNILVSPLVYLFPEIPKEDAFGKYCRPEAAPEAELGDPCSTIQPYLKTKFICVTPCPSVFMDFPDSELLGNGIFPGTNSGNTSDLFPMSPRTLDSLMHNEAEANPGPLALLLSVFPDSLTLDMELSSDVASPM, via the exons ATGGCCCAGTGGAACCAGTTGCAGCAGCTGGAGACCAGGTACCTGGAGCAGCTGTACCACCTATACAGCGACAGCTTCCCCATGGAGCTCCGGCAGTTCCTCGCCCCCTGGATCGAAAGCCAGGACTG GGCGTACGCAGCGAACAAGGAGTCCCACGCCACGCTGGTGTTCCACAACCTGCTGGGGGAGATTGACCAGCAGTACAGCCGCTTCCTGCAGGAGAACAACGTGCTCTACCAGCACAACCTGCGGCGCATTAAGCAGCACCTGCAGTCCAAGTACCTGGAGAAACCCATGGAGATCGCCCGCATTGTAGCCCGCTGCCTCTGGGAAGAGCAGAGGCTGCTGCAGACCGCCACCACCGCCGCACAGGACGGAACGGCGTCTCACCCGTCTGGCACTGTGGTGACGGAGAAACAACAGATCCTGGAGCACAACCTGCAGGACATCAGGAAGAGGGTGCAG GATATGGAACAAAAGATGAAGATGCTTGAGAATCTCCAGGATGATTTTGACTTCAACTACAAGACCCTTAAAAGTCAGGGTG ATAACCCACCCAACTCCTCTCCTATTTGCTCAGAGTTGTCCCAGGACATGAATGGGAACAGCCAGGCGGCAGCCACCCGGCAGAAGATGTCTCAGCTGGAACAGATGCTGAGTGCTCTGGACCAGCTCAGGAGG CAAATCGTGACTGAGATGGCAGGGCTGCTGTCAGCCATGGACTTTGTCCAGAAGAACCTGACAGATGACGAGCTGGCTGACTGGAAGAGGAGGCAGCAGATTGCCTGCATCGGAGGACCACCCAACATTTGCCTGGACCGCTTGGAGACATG GATTACTTCCCTGGCTGAGTCTCAGCTGCAGATCCGCCAGCAGATCAAGAAGCTGGAGGAGCTCCAGCAGAAGGTGTCCTATAAGGGAGACCCCATCATCCAGCATCGGCCCGCTCTGGAGGAGAAGATAGTGGACTTGTTCAGGAACCTCATGAAGAG TGCGTTCGTGGTGGAAAGGCAGCCTTGTATGCCCATGCATCCAGACAGACCACTGGTCATCAAGACAGGTGTGCAGTTCACCAACAAAGTCAG ATTACTGGTGAAGTTTCCAGAATTGAATTACCAGCTGAAGATCAAAGTTATTATTGATAA GGAATCTGGGGACGTGGCTGCCATTCGAGG GTCCCGAAAGTTCAACATCCTAGGTACCAACACCAAGGTGATGAACATGGAGGAGTCCAACAACGGCAGTCTGTCGGCAGAGTTCAAACACCTG ACCCTGAGGGAACAGAGGTGTGGCAATGGTGGCAGGACCAACAGTGAT GCCTCCCTGATTGTTACAGAGGAGCTCCACCTCATCACCTTTGAGACAGAGGTCTACCACCAGGGCTTGAAGATCGACCTGGAG ACCCATTCTCTACCAGTGGTGGTCATCTCCAACATCTGCCAGATGCCCAACGCCTGGGCCTCCATCCTGTGGTACAACATGCTGACcaaccaccccaag AATGTGAACTTCTTCACCAAGCCTCCGGTGGGGACGTGGGATCAGGTAGCGGAGGTGCTGAGCTGGCAGTTCTCCTCCACCACTAAGAGAGGCCTGACCATCGAGCAGCTCACCACCCTGGCTGAGAAACTACTAG GGCCGTGTGTGAACTACTCTGGATGCCAGATCACCTGGGCCAAGTTCTGCAAA GAGAACATGGCGGGTAAAGGCTTCTCTTTCTGGGTATGGCTGGACAACATCATTGACCTGGTCAAGAAGTACATCCTGGCTTTGTGGAATGAAGG GTATATTCTGGGTTTCATCAGTAAGGAAAGGGAGAGGGCCATCCTGAGCCCTAAGCCTCCTGGTACCTTCCTGCTGCGCTTCAGTGAGAGCAGTAAGGAGGGAGGCATCACCTTCACCTGGGTGGAGAAGGACATCAGTG ggAAGACTCAGATCCAGTCGGTGGAGCCTTACACCAAGCAGCAGCTCAACAGCATGTCCTTTGCGGAGATCATTATGGGATACAAGATCATGGACGCCACCAACATCCTGGTGTCTCCGCTGGTCTACCTCTTCCCAGAGATCCCCAAGGAGGACGCCTTCGGGAAGTACTGCCGACCGGAAGCTGCTCCAGAGGCGGAGCTCGGAGACCCGTGTAGTA CCATTCAACCCTATTTAAAGACAAAGTTCATCTGTGTAACCCC GTGCCCTTCCGTGTTCATGGACTTTCCGGACAGCGAGCTGCTTGGGAACGGGATATTCCCTGG CACTAACTCTGGTAACACCAGTGACCTGTTTCCCATGTCCCCTCGCACCCTGGACTCGCTGATGCACAATGAGGCTGAGGCCAACCCTGGCCCGCTGG CCCTCTTGCTTTCTGTCTTCCCAGACTCCCTCACTCTGGACATGGAGTTGAGCTCTGACGTGGCGTCACCCATGTGA
- the LOC110538194 gene encoding signal transducer and activator of transcription 3 isoform X2 has product MAQWNQLQQLETRYLEQLYHLYSDSFPMELRQFLAPWIESQDWAYAANKESHATLVFHNLLGEIDQQYSRFLQENNVLYQHNLRRIKQHLQSKYLEKPMEIARIVARCLWEEQRLLQTATTAAQDGTASHPSGTVVTEKQQILEHNLQDIRKRVQDMEQKMKMLENLQDDFDFNYKTLKSQGDNPPNSSPICSELSQDMNGNSQAAATRQKMSQLEQMLSALDQLRRQIVTEMAGLLSAMDFVQKNLTDDELADWKRRQQIACIGGPPNICLDRLETWITSLAESQLQIRQQIKKLEELQQKVSYKGDPIIQHRPALEEKIVDLFRNLMKSAFVVERQPCMPMHPDRPLVIKTGVQFTNKVRLLVKFPELNYQLKIKVIIDKESGDVAAIRGSRKFNILGTNTKVMNMEESNNGSLSAEFKHLTLREQRCGNGGRTNSDASLIVTEELHLITFETEVYHQGLKIDLETHSLPVVVISNICQMPNAWASILWYNMLTNHPKNVNFFTKPPVGTWDQVAEVLSWQFSSTTKRGLTIEQLTTLAEKLLGPCVNYSGCQITWAKFCKENMAGKGFSFWVWLDNIIDLVKKYILALWNEGYILGFISKERERAILSPKPPGTFLLRFSESSKEGGITFTWVEKDISGKTQIQSVEPYTKQQLNSMSFAEIIMGYKIMDATNILVSPLVYLFPEIPKEDAFGKYCRPEAAPEAELGDPCSTIQPYLKTKFICVTPCPSVFMDFPDSELLGNGIFPGTNSGNTSDLFPMSPRTLDSLMHNEAEANPGPLDSLTLDMELSSDVASPM; this is encoded by the exons ATGGCCCAGTGGAACCAGTTGCAGCAGCTGGAGACCAGGTACCTGGAGCAGCTGTACCACCTATACAGCGACAGCTTCCCCATGGAGCTCCGGCAGTTCCTCGCCCCCTGGATCGAAAGCCAGGACTG GGCGTACGCAGCGAACAAGGAGTCCCACGCCACGCTGGTGTTCCACAACCTGCTGGGGGAGATTGACCAGCAGTACAGCCGCTTCCTGCAGGAGAACAACGTGCTCTACCAGCACAACCTGCGGCGCATTAAGCAGCACCTGCAGTCCAAGTACCTGGAGAAACCCATGGAGATCGCCCGCATTGTAGCCCGCTGCCTCTGGGAAGAGCAGAGGCTGCTGCAGACCGCCACCACCGCCGCACAGGACGGAACGGCGTCTCACCCGTCTGGCACTGTGGTGACGGAGAAACAACAGATCCTGGAGCACAACCTGCAGGACATCAGGAAGAGGGTGCAG GATATGGAACAAAAGATGAAGATGCTTGAGAATCTCCAGGATGATTTTGACTTCAACTACAAGACCCTTAAAAGTCAGGGTG ATAACCCACCCAACTCCTCTCCTATTTGCTCAGAGTTGTCCCAGGACATGAATGGGAACAGCCAGGCGGCAGCCACCCGGCAGAAGATGTCTCAGCTGGAACAGATGCTGAGTGCTCTGGACCAGCTCAGGAGG CAAATCGTGACTGAGATGGCAGGGCTGCTGTCAGCCATGGACTTTGTCCAGAAGAACCTGACAGATGACGAGCTGGCTGACTGGAAGAGGAGGCAGCAGATTGCCTGCATCGGAGGACCACCCAACATTTGCCTGGACCGCTTGGAGACATG GATTACTTCCCTGGCTGAGTCTCAGCTGCAGATCCGCCAGCAGATCAAGAAGCTGGAGGAGCTCCAGCAGAAGGTGTCCTATAAGGGAGACCCCATCATCCAGCATCGGCCCGCTCTGGAGGAGAAGATAGTGGACTTGTTCAGGAACCTCATGAAGAG TGCGTTCGTGGTGGAAAGGCAGCCTTGTATGCCCATGCATCCAGACAGACCACTGGTCATCAAGACAGGTGTGCAGTTCACCAACAAAGTCAG ATTACTGGTGAAGTTTCCAGAATTGAATTACCAGCTGAAGATCAAAGTTATTATTGATAA GGAATCTGGGGACGTGGCTGCCATTCGAGG GTCCCGAAAGTTCAACATCCTAGGTACCAACACCAAGGTGATGAACATGGAGGAGTCCAACAACGGCAGTCTGTCGGCAGAGTTCAAACACCTG ACCCTGAGGGAACAGAGGTGTGGCAATGGTGGCAGGACCAACAGTGAT GCCTCCCTGATTGTTACAGAGGAGCTCCACCTCATCACCTTTGAGACAGAGGTCTACCACCAGGGCTTGAAGATCGACCTGGAG ACCCATTCTCTACCAGTGGTGGTCATCTCCAACATCTGCCAGATGCCCAACGCCTGGGCCTCCATCCTGTGGTACAACATGCTGACcaaccaccccaag AATGTGAACTTCTTCACCAAGCCTCCGGTGGGGACGTGGGATCAGGTAGCGGAGGTGCTGAGCTGGCAGTTCTCCTCCACCACTAAGAGAGGCCTGACCATCGAGCAGCTCACCACCCTGGCTGAGAAACTACTAG GGCCGTGTGTGAACTACTCTGGATGCCAGATCACCTGGGCCAAGTTCTGCAAA GAGAACATGGCGGGTAAAGGCTTCTCTTTCTGGGTATGGCTGGACAACATCATTGACCTGGTCAAGAAGTACATCCTGGCTTTGTGGAATGAAGG GTATATTCTGGGTTTCATCAGTAAGGAAAGGGAGAGGGCCATCCTGAGCCCTAAGCCTCCTGGTACCTTCCTGCTGCGCTTCAGTGAGAGCAGTAAGGAGGGAGGCATCACCTTCACCTGGGTGGAGAAGGACATCAGTG ggAAGACTCAGATCCAGTCGGTGGAGCCTTACACCAAGCAGCAGCTCAACAGCATGTCCTTTGCGGAGATCATTATGGGATACAAGATCATGGACGCCACCAACATCCTGGTGTCTCCGCTGGTCTACCTCTTCCCAGAGATCCCCAAGGAGGACGCCTTCGGGAAGTACTGCCGACCGGAAGCTGCTCCAGAGGCGGAGCTCGGAGACCCGTGTAGTA CCATTCAACCCTATTTAAAGACAAAGTTCATCTGTGTAACCCC GTGCCCTTCCGTGTTCATGGACTTTCCGGACAGCGAGCTGCTTGGGAACGGGATATTCCCTGG CACTAACTCTGGTAACACCAGTGACCTGTTTCCCATGTCCCCTCGCACCCTGGACTCGCTGATGCACAATGAGGCTGAGGCCAACCCTGGCCCGCTGG ACTCCCTCACTCTGGACATGGAGTTGAGCTCTGACGTGGCGTCACCCATGTGA
- the LOC110538194 gene encoding signal transducer and activator of transcription 3 isoform X4, whose translation MAQWNQLQQLETRYLEQLYHLYSDSFPMELRQFLAPWIESQDWAYAANKESHATLVFHNLLGEIDQQYSRFLQENNVLYQHNLRRIKQHLQSKYLEKPMEIARIVARCLWEEQRLLQTATTAAQDGTASHPSGTVVTEKQQILEHNLQDIRKRVQDMEQKMKMLENLQDDFDFNYKTLKSQGELSQDMNGNSQAAATRQKMSQLEQMLSALDQLRRQIVTEMAGLLSAMDFVQKNLTDDELADWKRRQQIACIGGPPNICLDRLETWITSLAESQLQIRQQIKKLEELQQKVSYKGDPIIQHRPALEEKIVDLFRNLMKSAFVVERQPCMPMHPDRPLVIKTGVQFTNKVRLLVKFPELNYQLKIKVIIDKESGDVAAIRGSRKFNILGTNTKVMNMEESNNGSLSAEFKHLTLREQRCGNGGRTNSDASLIVTEELHLITFETEVYHQGLKIDLETHSLPVVVISNICQMPNAWASILWYNMLTNHPKNVNFFTKPPVGTWDQVAEVLSWQFSSTTKRGLTIEQLTTLAEKLLGPCVNYSGCQITWAKFCKENMAGKGFSFWVWLDNIIDLVKKYILALWNEGYILGFISKERERAILSPKPPGTFLLRFSESSKEGGITFTWVEKDISGKTQIQSVEPYTKQQLNSMSFAEIIMGYKIMDATNILVSPLVYLFPEIPKEDAFGKYCRPEAAPEAELGDPCSTIQPYLKTKFICVTPCPSVFMDFPDSELLGNGIFPGTNSGNTSDLFPMSPRTLDSLMHNEAEANPGPLDSLTLDMELSSDVASPM comes from the exons ATGGCCCAGTGGAACCAGTTGCAGCAGCTGGAGACCAGGTACCTGGAGCAGCTGTACCACCTATACAGCGACAGCTTCCCCATGGAGCTCCGGCAGTTCCTCGCCCCCTGGATCGAAAGCCAGGACTG GGCGTACGCAGCGAACAAGGAGTCCCACGCCACGCTGGTGTTCCACAACCTGCTGGGGGAGATTGACCAGCAGTACAGCCGCTTCCTGCAGGAGAACAACGTGCTCTACCAGCACAACCTGCGGCGCATTAAGCAGCACCTGCAGTCCAAGTACCTGGAGAAACCCATGGAGATCGCCCGCATTGTAGCCCGCTGCCTCTGGGAAGAGCAGAGGCTGCTGCAGACCGCCACCACCGCCGCACAGGACGGAACGGCGTCTCACCCGTCTGGCACTGTGGTGACGGAGAAACAACAGATCCTGGAGCACAACCTGCAGGACATCAGGAAGAGGGTGCAG GATATGGAACAAAAGATGAAGATGCTTGAGAATCTCCAGGATGATTTTGACTTCAACTACAAGACCCTTAAAAGTCAGGGTG AGTTGTCCCAGGACATGAATGGGAACAGCCAGGCGGCAGCCACCCGGCAGAAGATGTCTCAGCTGGAACAGATGCTGAGTGCTCTGGACCAGCTCAGGAGG CAAATCGTGACTGAGATGGCAGGGCTGCTGTCAGCCATGGACTTTGTCCAGAAGAACCTGACAGATGACGAGCTGGCTGACTGGAAGAGGAGGCAGCAGATTGCCTGCATCGGAGGACCACCCAACATTTGCCTGGACCGCTTGGAGACATG GATTACTTCCCTGGCTGAGTCTCAGCTGCAGATCCGCCAGCAGATCAAGAAGCTGGAGGAGCTCCAGCAGAAGGTGTCCTATAAGGGAGACCCCATCATCCAGCATCGGCCCGCTCTGGAGGAGAAGATAGTGGACTTGTTCAGGAACCTCATGAAGAG TGCGTTCGTGGTGGAAAGGCAGCCTTGTATGCCCATGCATCCAGACAGACCACTGGTCATCAAGACAGGTGTGCAGTTCACCAACAAAGTCAG ATTACTGGTGAAGTTTCCAGAATTGAATTACCAGCTGAAGATCAAAGTTATTATTGATAA GGAATCTGGGGACGTGGCTGCCATTCGAGG GTCCCGAAAGTTCAACATCCTAGGTACCAACACCAAGGTGATGAACATGGAGGAGTCCAACAACGGCAGTCTGTCGGCAGAGTTCAAACACCTG ACCCTGAGGGAACAGAGGTGTGGCAATGGTGGCAGGACCAACAGTGAT GCCTCCCTGATTGTTACAGAGGAGCTCCACCTCATCACCTTTGAGACAGAGGTCTACCACCAGGGCTTGAAGATCGACCTGGAG ACCCATTCTCTACCAGTGGTGGTCATCTCCAACATCTGCCAGATGCCCAACGCCTGGGCCTCCATCCTGTGGTACAACATGCTGACcaaccaccccaag AATGTGAACTTCTTCACCAAGCCTCCGGTGGGGACGTGGGATCAGGTAGCGGAGGTGCTGAGCTGGCAGTTCTCCTCCACCACTAAGAGAGGCCTGACCATCGAGCAGCTCACCACCCTGGCTGAGAAACTACTAG GGCCGTGTGTGAACTACTCTGGATGCCAGATCACCTGGGCCAAGTTCTGCAAA GAGAACATGGCGGGTAAAGGCTTCTCTTTCTGGGTATGGCTGGACAACATCATTGACCTGGTCAAGAAGTACATCCTGGCTTTGTGGAATGAAGG GTATATTCTGGGTTTCATCAGTAAGGAAAGGGAGAGGGCCATCCTGAGCCCTAAGCCTCCTGGTACCTTCCTGCTGCGCTTCAGTGAGAGCAGTAAGGAGGGAGGCATCACCTTCACCTGGGTGGAGAAGGACATCAGTG ggAAGACTCAGATCCAGTCGGTGGAGCCTTACACCAAGCAGCAGCTCAACAGCATGTCCTTTGCGGAGATCATTATGGGATACAAGATCATGGACGCCACCAACATCCTGGTGTCTCCGCTGGTCTACCTCTTCCCAGAGATCCCCAAGGAGGACGCCTTCGGGAAGTACTGCCGACCGGAAGCTGCTCCAGAGGCGGAGCTCGGAGACCCGTGTAGTA CCATTCAACCCTATTTAAAGACAAAGTTCATCTGTGTAACCCC GTGCCCTTCCGTGTTCATGGACTTTCCGGACAGCGAGCTGCTTGGGAACGGGATATTCCCTGG CACTAACTCTGGTAACACCAGTGACCTGTTTCCCATGTCCCCTCGCACCCTGGACTCGCTGATGCACAATGAGGCTGAGGCCAACCCTGGCCCGCTGG ACTCCCTCACTCTGGACATGGAGTTGAGCTCTGACGTGGCGTCACCCATGTGA